The proteins below come from a single Burkholderia sp. FERM BP-3421 genomic window:
- a CDS encoding NADP-dependent malic enzyme, whose product MPTTPSQKVDLREAALDYHEFPTPGKIAIAPTKQMINQRDLALAYSPGVAFACEEIVENPLNAARFTARSNLVGVVTNGTAVLGLGNIGPLASKPVMEGKAVLFKKFAGIDVFDIELNESDPHKLVDVIAALEPTFGGINLEDIKAPDCFIVERECRKRMKIPVFHDDQHGTAIVVAAAVTNGLKVVGKDIKHVKLVASGAGAAALACLDLLVDLGLPIENILVTDLAGVVYKGRAELMDPDKERFARETDARTLAEVMVGADIFLGLSAGGVLKPEMVKGMAERPLILALANPTPEILPEAALAVRPDAVLATGRTDYPNQVNNVLCFPFIFRGALDVGATTITREMEIAAVNAIAELAEQEQSDIVATAYGIQDLSFGPAYLIPKPFDPRLIVKIAPAVAQAAMDGGVATRPIEDMDAYKVHLQQFVYHSGTTMKPIFQIARGAPAEKKRVVFAEGEEERVLRAVQIIVDENLAKPILIGRPAVIEHRIQRYGLRLTPGVDFTVVNTEHDERYRDFWQTYHKMMARKGISEQLARVEMRRRTTLIASMLVKKGEADGMICGTISTTHRHLHFIDQVIGKREGCSVFAAMNGLVLPGRQIFLVDTHVNVDPTPEQLAEITIMAAEEVRRFGIEPKVALLSHSNFGTSNAPSAQKMRDTLAILQERAPHLGVDGEMHGDVALDAALRKEILPTSTLEGEANLLILPNIDAANIAYNLLKTAAGNNIAIGPILLGAAQPVHVLTESATVRRIVNMAALLVADVNAVR is encoded by the coding sequence ATGCCCACGACGCCTTCCCAGAAAGTCGACCTGCGCGAAGCCGCACTCGATTACCACGAATTCCCCACCCCCGGCAAAATCGCAATTGCCCCGACCAAGCAGATGATCAACCAGCGTGATCTCGCGCTGGCGTATTCGCCGGGCGTCGCGTTCGCCTGCGAGGAGATCGTCGAGAATCCGCTGAACGCGGCGCGCTTCACCGCGCGCAGCAACCTGGTCGGGGTCGTCACGAACGGCACGGCGGTGCTCGGGCTCGGCAACATCGGGCCGCTCGCGTCGAAGCCGGTGATGGAAGGCAAGGCGGTGCTGTTCAAGAAGTTCGCGGGCATCGACGTGTTCGACATCGAGCTGAACGAATCCGACCCGCACAAGCTGGTCGACGTGATCGCCGCGCTCGAGCCGACCTTCGGCGGCATCAATCTCGAGGACATCAAGGCGCCGGACTGCTTCATCGTCGAGCGCGAATGCCGCAAGCGGATGAAGATCCCGGTGTTCCACGACGACCAGCACGGCACCGCGATCGTCGTGGCGGCGGCGGTCACCAACGGCCTGAAGGTGGTCGGCAAGGACATCAAGCACGTCAAGCTGGTCGCGTCGGGCGCGGGCGCCGCGGCGCTCGCGTGCCTCGACCTGCTGGTCGACCTCGGCCTGCCGATCGAGAACATCCTCGTCACCGACCTGGCCGGCGTGGTGTACAAGGGCCGCGCCGAGCTGATGGACCCGGACAAGGAACGCTTCGCGCGCGAGACCGATGCGCGCACGCTGGCCGAGGTGATGGTCGGCGCGGACATCTTCCTCGGGCTGTCGGCGGGCGGGGTGCTGAAGCCGGAGATGGTGAAGGGCATGGCCGAGCGCCCGCTGATCCTCGCGCTCGCGAATCCGACGCCGGAAATCCTGCCGGAGGCGGCGCTCGCGGTGCGGCCCGACGCGGTGCTCGCGACGGGCCGCACCGATTATCCGAACCAGGTCAACAACGTCCTGTGCTTCCCGTTCATCTTCCGCGGCGCGCTCGACGTCGGCGCGACGACGATCACGCGCGAGATGGAGATCGCCGCCGTCAACGCGATCGCCGAGCTCGCGGAGCAGGAGCAGAGCGACATCGTCGCGACCGCCTACGGGATCCAGGATCTGTCGTTCGGGCCGGCCTACCTGATTCCCAAGCCGTTCGATCCGCGCCTGATCGTCAAGATCGCGCCGGCCGTCGCGCAGGCCGCGATGGACGGCGGCGTCGCGACGCGGCCGATCGAGGATATGGACGCGTACAAGGTGCACCTGCAGCAGTTCGTGTACCACAGCGGCACCACCATGAAGCCGATCTTCCAGATCGCGCGCGGCGCGCCGGCCGAGAAGAAGCGCGTGGTGTTCGCCGAGGGCGAGGAGGAGCGCGTGCTGCGCGCGGTGCAGATCATCGTCGACGAGAACCTCGCGAAGCCGATCCTGATCGGCCGGCCGGCGGTGATCGAACACCGGATCCAGCGCTACGGCCTGCGCCTGACGCCGGGCGTCGATTTCACCGTGGTGAACACCGAGCACGACGAGCGCTACCGTGATTTCTGGCAGACGTACCACAAGATGATGGCGCGCAAGGGCATCAGCGAGCAGCTCGCACGCGTCGAGATGCGCCGCCGCACCACGCTGATCGCGTCGATGCTGGTCAAGAAGGGCGAGGCGGACGGGATGATCTGCGGCACGATCAGCACGACTCACCGTCACCTGCACTTCATCGACCAGGTGATCGGCAAGCGCGAAGGCTGCAGCGTGTTCGCGGCGATGAACGGCCTCGTGCTGCCCGGCCGCCAGATCTTCCTCGTCGACACCCATGTGAACGTCGATCCGACCCCGGAGCAACTGGCCGAGATCACGATCATGGCGGCGGAGGAAGTGCGCCGCTTCGGCATCGAGCCGAAGGTTGCGCTGCTGTCGCATTCGAATTTCGGCACGAGCAATGCGCCTTCGGCGCAGAAGATGCGCGATACGCTCGCGATCCTGCAGGAACGCGCGCCGCACCTGGGCGTCGACGGCGAGATGCACGGCGACGTCGCGCTCGACGCGGCGCTGCGCAAGGAAATCCTGCCGACCTCGACGCTCGAGGGCGAGGCGAACCTGCTGATCCTGCCGAACATCGATGCGGCGAACATTGCCTACAACCTGCTGAAGACGGCGGCCGGCAACAACATCGCGATCGGGCCGATCCTGCTCGGCGCGGCGCAGCCGGTGCATGTGCTGACCGAATCGGCGACGGTGCGGCGGATCGTCAACATGGCCGCGCTGCTCGTGGCCGACGTGAACGCGGTGCGCTGA
- a CDS encoding 16S rRNA (uracil(1498)-N(3))-methyltransferase, producing MTAASTASVPRLHVDLALQEGATLALPADVARHVQVLRVAPGERLALFNGAGGQFDAELIEVGKRDALVRIGAFSPREAEAPYRIMLAQGIAGGDKMDWLIEKAVELGVARVAPLSTARGVVRLSGERAEKRVAHWRGIVRAACEQCGRNRLPEVAPVRDLTSWLAQLPAEPAPGELRLMLSPRASIGFAQLPADAPTGEVTLLIGPEGGLSPDEEEAARGCGFTSLLLGARVLRTETAGIAMLAALAARWGGW from the coding sequence ATGACGGCCGCCAGCACCGCGTCGGTGCCGCGCCTTCACGTCGATCTCGCGCTGCAGGAAGGCGCCACGCTCGCGCTGCCCGCCGACGTCGCGCGCCACGTACAGGTCCTGCGCGTCGCGCCGGGCGAACGGCTTGCGCTGTTCAACGGCGCGGGCGGGCAGTTCGACGCCGAGTTGATCGAAGTCGGCAAGCGCGACGCGCTCGTGCGGATCGGCGCGTTCTCGCCGCGCGAGGCCGAGGCGCCCTACCGGATCATGCTCGCGCAAGGCATCGCGGGCGGCGACAAGATGGACTGGCTGATCGAGAAGGCCGTGGAGCTGGGCGTCGCGCGCGTCGCGCCGCTGTCGACCGCGCGCGGCGTCGTGCGCCTGTCGGGCGAGCGCGCCGAGAAGCGCGTCGCGCACTGGCGCGGCATCGTGCGCGCCGCCTGCGAACAGTGCGGCCGCAACCGCCTGCCCGAGGTCGCGCCGGTGCGCGACCTCACGTCCTGGCTCGCGCAGCTGCCGGCCGAGCCCGCTCCCGGAGAACTTCGGCTGATGCTGTCGCCGCGCGCGAGCATCGGCTTCGCGCAATTGCCGGCCGATGCGCCGACGGGCGAGGTGACGCTGCTGATCGGACCGGAAGGCGGCCTGTCGCCGGACGAAGAGGAGGCCGCGCGCGGCTGCGGCTTTACGTCGCTGCTGCTCGGCGCGCGCGTGCTGCGCACCGAGACGGCCGGCATCGCGATGCTGGCCGCGCTGGCCGCGCGCTGGGGCGGCTGGTAG
- a CDS encoding ribonuclease produces the protein MARKWLRNGALASVFAIVAMGNVGIPTGSLVSAAYARESVSANGAAGQVDTVGTARLPREAVATLGLIGSGGPYPYPKDGSVFGNYERILPKMKRGYYHEYTVPTPRARNRGARRIVCGGPLRRVDTCYYTDDHYASFKRIVE, from the coding sequence ATGGCACGCAAGTGGCTCCGCAACGGCGCGCTCGCGTCCGTCTTCGCGATCGTCGCGATGGGTAACGTCGGCATCCCGACGGGCAGTCTGGTTTCCGCCGCCTATGCGCGGGAGTCCGTCTCGGCGAACGGGGCGGCAGGGCAGGTCGACACGGTCGGCACGGCCCGGTTGCCGCGCGAAGCCGTGGCGACGCTCGGCCTGATCGGTTCCGGCGGGCCCTATCCTTATCCGAAGGACGGTTCGGTGTTCGGCAACTACGAGCGTATTTTGCCGAAGATGAAGCGCGGCTATTATCACGAGTACACGGTGCCGACCCCGCGCGCGCGCAACCGCGGCGCCCGGCGCATCGTGTGCGGCGGGCCTCTGCGGCGGGTCGACACCTGTTATTACACCGACGACCACTACGCCAGTTTTAAACGTATTGTTGAATGA
- a CDS encoding barstar family protein gives MSDTIYAHDTSAADLFAAGDGNLFQRVMQKLHAGAHVGSAPADEASPGLSANEEPMSLFKTVRPNLVQSIRAFRVQDLADEANQLGQHFLYAYCGNAQSKQEVLETIATSFLFPKHFGKNYDALYDCLTDLVHKAGAQPGFVIVLEALPIAQKFDKEGRETLLDVFREAAEFWAERKVAFRVFYSFA, from the coding sequence ATGAGCGACACCATCTACGCGCACGATACGTCGGCGGCGGATCTGTTCGCTGCCGGCGACGGCAACCTGTTTCAGCGCGTCATGCAGAAGCTGCATGCGGGCGCGCACGTCGGCAGTGCGCCGGCGGATGAAGCGAGCCCCGGGCTTTCAGCCAATGAGGAGCCTATGAGCCTTTTCAAGACCGTGCGACCGAACCTCGTGCAGTCGATCCGCGCGTTCCGCGTGCAGGATCTCGCTGACGAAGCGAATCAGCTCGGCCAGCATTTCCTGTATGCGTACTGCGGGAATGCGCAATCGAAGCAGGAAGTGCTGGAGACGATCGCGACCTCGTTCCTGTTTCCGAAGCATTTCGGCAAGAACTACGACGCGCTCTACGATTGCCTGACCGACCTCGTGCACAAGGCGGGCGCGCAGCCCGGCTTCGTGATCGTGCTCGAGGCGCTGCCGATCGCGCAGAAGTTCGACAAGGAAGGCCGCGAGACGCTGCTCGACGTGTTCCGCGAGGCCGCGGAATTCTGGGCCGAGCGCAAGGTCGCGTTCCGCGTGTTCTACTCGTTCGCGTAA
- a CDS encoding VOC family protein has product MTDPRPAGVPWLTPYLTVRSAQAALAFYHAAFGFDTRELIDEDGAIMHAEMSYRGQQVLMFAPEGAFGTTARSPRSAGAPAPQSFYLYVDDVDAVYQRALDAGATGVSAPQDQFWGDRFAQIEDPDGYRWALARHLRA; this is encoded by the coding sequence ATGACCGACCCACGTCCGGCCGGCGTCCCCTGGTTGACCCCGTACCTGACGGTGCGCAGCGCGCAGGCCGCGCTCGCGTTTTATCACGCGGCCTTCGGCTTCGACACCCGCGAACTGATCGACGAGGACGGCGCGATCATGCATGCGGAGATGTCGTATCGCGGCCAGCAGGTGCTGATGTTCGCGCCGGAAGGCGCGTTCGGCACCACGGCCCGCTCGCCGCGCTCCGCCGGCGCCCCCGCGCCGCAGTCGTTCTATCTGTATGTCGACGACGTCGACGCGGTCTATCAGCGCGCGCTCGACGCGGGCGCGACCGGCGTGAGCGCGCCGCAGGACCAGTTCTGGGGCGATCGCTTCGCGCAGATCGAGGATCCCGACGGCTACCGGTGGGCGCTCGCCCGCCATCTGCGCGCATGA
- the speE gene encoding polyamine aminopropyltransferase, with product MRTTLLFHPTPDTVYGFPNARRLARVVSPFQRIEVWDTPQLGRLLTLDDRPMTSVGDEFIYHECMTHPAALAHPAPRKALVLGGGDGGAARQLLKHPGIERIVIAELDPDVVRMARRYLDAVHQGALDDPRVELVIGDAARYVDAACEHFDLVVFDLTPPDSPAAGLYTPAFYARLKRILTPQGTLSVHLGSPWFHAARIGALLADLRAAFAVVTPLCASVPLYGSPWLMAIASDALDAAALFAHDVAERLAERQIDGLRYYDARLHPALFALPHPLRDTLGIQR from the coding sequence GTGCGCACCACGCTGCTTTTCCATCCGACTCCCGACACCGTCTACGGCTTCCCGAACGCGCGGCGGCTCGCGCGGGTCGTCTCGCCGTTCCAGCGCATCGAGGTCTGGGACACGCCGCAGCTCGGCCGCTTGCTGACGCTCGACGACCGGCCGATGACCTCGGTCGGCGACGAATTCATCTATCACGAATGCATGACGCATCCGGCCGCGCTCGCGCACCCCGCGCCGCGCAAGGCGCTCGTGCTGGGCGGCGGCGACGGCGGCGCGGCCCGCCAGTTGCTCAAGCATCCGGGCATCGAGCGGATCGTGATCGCCGAACTGGATCCGGACGTCGTGCGGATGGCGCGGCGCTACCTCGACGCGGTGCACCAGGGCGCGCTCGACGATCCGCGCGTCGAACTCGTGATCGGCGACGCCGCCCGCTACGTCGACGCCGCCTGCGAACATTTCGATCTCGTCGTGTTCGATCTCACGCCGCCCGATTCGCCGGCCGCGGGCTTGTACACGCCGGCGTTCTACGCGCGCCTGAAGCGGATCCTGACGCCGCAGGGCACGCTGTCGGTCCACCTCGGCTCGCCCTGGTTCCACGCGGCGCGCATCGGCGCGCTGCTCGCCGACCTGCGCGCCGCCTTCGCGGTGGTGACGCCGCTGTGCGCGAGCGTGCCGCTGTACGGCTCGCCCTGGCTGATGGCGATCGCGAGCGACGCGCTCGACGCGGCTGCGCTGTTCGCGCACGATGTCGCGGAACGGCTCGCCGAACGGCAGATCGACGGCCTGCGCTACTACGACGCCCGCCTGCATCCGGCGCTGTTCGCGCTGCCGCATCCGCTGCGCGATACACTCGGGATTCAGCGCTGA
- the thiL gene encoding thiamine-phosphate kinase has product MSIPSTLANPSAVTAAPLSEFSLIDRFFARRARGPRARAALGIGDDCALLAPRDGRLLAISTDMLVSGRHFFADIDPHALGHKTLAVNLSDLAAMGAQPRAFTLACALPRADADWLAAFADGLFELADRYDCELIGGDTTSGPLNLCVTVFGDVAPDAALRRDAARAGDDVWVSGTLGDARAGLGVARGEWSAGAAEAAAFRRALERPEPRIALGLALAGVAHAALDISDGLAGDLLHILERSTLRADIAIDAVPRSAALATLPAGIQQRCTLAGGDDYELCFTAAPAARAAIEAAGAQAGVAVTRIGTMSGLAAPADAPAITWRDAQGAPLSLSLHGFDHFHAH; this is encoded by the coding sequence ATGTCCATCCCGTCAACGCTTGCGAATCCGTCCGCCGTGACCGCCGCCCCGCTCTCCGAATTTTCCCTGATCGACCGCTTCTTCGCGCGCCGGGCGCGCGGGCCGCGCGCGCGCGCCGCGCTCGGCATCGGCGACGACTGCGCGCTGCTCGCGCCGCGCGACGGCCGCCTGCTGGCGATCTCGACCGACATGCTGGTGTCAGGCCGGCACTTCTTCGCCGACATCGATCCGCACGCGCTCGGCCACAAGACGCTCGCGGTGAACCTGTCGGACCTCGCCGCGATGGGCGCGCAACCGCGCGCGTTCACGCTCGCCTGCGCGCTGCCGCGCGCCGACGCCGACTGGCTCGCCGCGTTCGCCGACGGGCTGTTCGAACTGGCCGACCGCTACGACTGCGAGCTGATCGGCGGCGACACCACGAGCGGCCCGCTGAACCTGTGCGTGACCGTGTTCGGCGACGTCGCGCCCGACGCGGCGCTGCGGCGCGACGCCGCGCGCGCGGGCGACGACGTGTGGGTGTCGGGCACGCTCGGCGACGCGCGCGCGGGCCTCGGCGTCGCGCGCGGCGAATGGTCCGCGGGCGCGGCCGAAGCCGCCGCGTTCCGGCGCGCGCTCGAGCGGCCGGAGCCGCGCATCGCGCTCGGCCTCGCGCTCGCGGGCGTCGCGCACGCGGCGCTCGACATCTCCGACGGCCTCGCAGGCGATCTGCTGCATATTCTCGAACGCTCGACCCTGCGCGCCGACATCGCGATCGACGCGGTGCCGCGCTCGGCCGCGCTCGCGACCCTGCCCGCCGGCATTCAACAGCGCTGCACGCTGGCGGGCGGCGACGACTACGAGCTGTGCTTCACCGCCGCGCCCGCCGCGCGCGCCGCGATCGAGGCGGCCGGCGCGCAGGCGGGCGTGGCGGTCACCCGGATCGGTACAATGAGCGGCCTGGCCGCGCCGGCCGACGCGCCCGCCATCACCTGGCGCGACGCCCAAGGCGCGCCGCTGTCCCTTTCGTTGCACGGCTTCGACCACTTTCATGCACATTGA